In Juglans microcarpa x Juglans regia isolate MS1-56 chromosome 1S, Jm3101_v1.0, whole genome shotgun sequence, the genomic stretch ATTAGGATGGCGATGACAGAAACAATGACgattattgatttgatttaCCTTAACAAAGCCTTTTAAATGCCTAAcagtttttttaagaaagaaatgCCTTTATCAGGCCAAATTTTCCTTGACGAATTACTGGAAGCTAATGACATTGGCATCGTCAACAGTGCACACCAACTTTCCAAGATTTGATTGCTACCAGAAATTGAAGAGAATTTGGTGGGCAAATGactaaaaataatgatattacTACAACGATTATATAACTCATTTTACAGCTAactgggaatttttttttttatttaaatttaagattttatatatttactcaccatttaaaaaaaaaaaagaagagagatgtATAGAAGGAAGGCCTCGTTTGTTACGGAGTTcagttaagataagatgaaatgttttattgaaagttgaataaaatattattataatataattttttaatataatttttattcaaatatttaaaaaagttgaattatttattatattttatataaaaatttttaaaaaaattataataattacgTGAGATTCAATTCGATTCGATTCTTCGTTtcaaagtcaaacaacaaaatgaTGCGTGGAAGACTTCGATGCTTCTCAGAATTAAGAAATCGTGTGGCGGTATATATCAAGCACCAACTAACCCAATAAGCCTAAAGTTCTAACATTTCATGAACTCCTTCACATGTTGTCTTCCTTCTAATTTCATTCCAATAAAGAAAGAACAGGTCATAGATGGAGGGTCTGATCCCCATGGTTTACAAGGCAATCAAGAGAAACAGAGTTCGCCGAGAATACCGCTGTCTCTCCTCTGGGGATGCTCAAAGTTACAACATAGCCGACTTCTACATCAATGATCAGAGTCATGTATATACGCTTCCTTCGACCCAGAAGATTGGTGCCGGTTTGCATATTGAGAGAAATGGCCACCGGCGACACAGGTCTGTAGGAGACTATGGAGTTGGATTCACGCCGCCTGAAGGTAAGAGAATGGAAACTGCACCTGCTCCCAAGCGACTTGTGCGGTTTAGGAGCCATAGATTGTTCTCATGTGTTTCTGGGGGTATCTAGAAAGGCATCCTCAGTCATTGTACCGAATCATGTTGAACTGGtctgtcattttttcttttggttactGTTATATAGATTTGTTCAATTCAATTCCCCGCAATTAGGGGGACGTTGAGACAGCTAGAACATGTTTGTATTGGTGCAAGTAGTgcatacatataataatatccACCTTTATCATGTCCGAGTCCTGCTTAAGGTTCAATGCCCAGCCAACCTGAGCCAATATTGAGTCCGACCAAGTACTGTTCCGGGCCTAACAAGGTTGTCTGTGAGCTATATTCGATGTAAATTAGTCGTGTGAAGGTGTCGACTTTGAAGCCGAGTGGCCCGCCTTGGTTCTCTTGGACTCGGATTCGCGTACCTAAAACTATAGGATCCAAGCACAAGCAGATTTAGATGTGTAATTTAGTTTGGAAATTGATCAGTAGCGTATTGCTGCAGATGGCTGTGGTCTGTATGATATGCTTTACATGTGCGTGTGCGTGTATGTCTTGAAGTATTGTTATCTGACAATATGAATCAATTGTTTTCGATGCATAAGCTGTTGGTTTGAACGGCAAAACGATGCCAGATCTGCAGGCCCAAATCCTCTGCACTACTCAGCCAAGCACtagaaaaaaaacctaaaaaaatattgcatcaCCTAATTTACCAAATGGGTCTAAGACTATAAGTTGTTCTATTCAAACAGTCTTCTTCAAAGTTCCACAGCTAAAAAGCTATGACATTGTCAAATTCAACTCAATCTTCCAACTTCTAACCTGAGATCAACTCAAGTGAATGGAAAGTGTCAcgttcaactctctctctctctctccccgcatCAAGGGTGCACGGTCTAGTACTCCAGACAATGTGCATTGCACAGGGAGAGCACAAAACCCAACACTATGAAGGATTCAGTCCAAAGACTTGGGAACTTTGGTGTTGTTGTCACAAGGGGATCAAGACAACTTCATTGCTGCGATGGCTGCTTGGGGGTGATCCTCAGAAATCAATCCTTCGGAGAGTCCGTCTAACGGTTGCATGCAGGCGGGACAACGGGGCTAACGAGCTCTAAGGAGACGTAAGAAGAGATCAGGTAGAAATAAACATTCTTTGTCTGATTTGCCACTGGCCGAGGAGGTGGATGTAGTTG encodes the following:
- the LOC121247840 gene encoding uncharacterized protein LOC121247840, translated to MEGLIPMVYKAIKRNRVRREYRCLSSGDAQSYNIADFYINDQSHVYTLPSTQKIGAGLHIERNGHRRHRSVGDYGVGFTPPEGKRMETAPAPKRLVRFRSHRLFSCVSGGI